The proteins below are encoded in one region of Coffea arabica cultivar ET-39 chromosome 4c, Coffea Arabica ET-39 HiFi, whole genome shotgun sequence:
- the LOC113742996 gene encoding uncharacterized protein — protein METQKDSKAVEGGFVQLKESQSLKPCGQMPREGYENSSASVLVAGEDGGGINVNCRDVEVSDTEINKSFDGGDNGCTLDGLVNRGEALVSELVAEENQNTRGSLGLDVQQENIGKPQNNGMNGANSQALILEGNEGIEVEKVETEEGVEKGNDAMEQSEAVDSPRKIEVSGDGFSLFVEVFGPMDGINQADEGNCSDWHALREGGPDLEDSCQRNEALSSGEETIAQVSEAGDSLLDVMKNRPISEEVPVKNETAGKDSCNRNNSFNVGDLVWAKTKTQLWWPGMITDPSNSSKGAADSHKKESFLVKYYGNANFIWCSSSQLKHFLEYFDEMSHQNNSRNFRGALDRAVIEIGRRVKAEMTCSCSLKENQKNSAQSADQTVKRYLSMDRMGTSAFWGSHFQPASFLQSVKYIAQGAPVPGKIKLTITQNCLSAFYHSLGHCQLPMHQLRPADAKDGRHNGLNLGEKDKDLNNDGKENDTGEAEVFSQQLSPFISAEGTEDDLLDGENDRRMDSRSAKGNEARERRKSKYLSYPYINPKKGNADAPTSGENVEMNCNSGQSNGDKKSRKAGPHRSTNSSDMLGKAKDIKASSAEILSELLVTALDCLHPKRRQLSGSVNRFLCNFRRFSFLDIEIANKHIGDEVEIKVDGMTKSSNYDSEGTNGKDSVEHNSSSAKPKKRRTKKEDGTSVGTFLSGSAINALSSSVVIKCQGVGSDMPESEKVPSRPEAGTVPGVLDIKEATGLPDLNGNIQVSSAEDCQDPGTTAFHCGLEPNIRQTEDLARKNAYTRTVGLLDPSRNNIKFVQLLKDVQAMSPNFLNTVPQQNNIQGETAFTSEVIAQQSDASGNSIQFGSLLNSFQPTPLLSPAAKPVRRKRKDKASNLPDLNGNVVESVLPGNNATDTNSAMAQTKPPRKRRRRNKSTAAVLDISANHNKVQNSLGVSGPSLTPLVPPLLPMDGLKSPAKPSGSNPQNRDPPDLLFIKKNLEMMKSTLEKAGNNLSPEMRAKLESEIKAFMQKISSMVGSSSS, from the coding sequence ATGGAAACTCAAAAGGACTCAAAAGCTGTAGAGGGGGGTTTTGTGCAGTTAAAAGAGAGTCAAAGTCTGAAACCTTGTGGTCAAATGCCTCGAGAAGGTTATGAGAATTCTAGCGCTTCAGTTTTGGTTGCAGGAGAAGACGGTGGTGGGATTAATGTAAATTGTAGAGACGTTGAAGTAAGTGATACGGAAATAAATAAAAGCTTTGACGGTGGTGATAATGGTTGTACATTAGATGGTCTGGTGAATAGAGGGGAAGCTTTAGTGAGTGAGCTTGTTGCTGAAGAAAATCAGAACACAAGAGGCTCTCTGGGGTTGGATGTCCAACAAGAAAACATAGGGAAACCACAAAATAATGGGATGAATGGTGCCAATAGCCAGGCTTTGATTCTTGAGGGGAATGAGGGGATTGAAGTTGAAAAGGTGGAGACTGAGGAGGGAGTTGAGAAAGGCAATGATGCAATGGAACAGTCTGAGGCAGTAGATTCTCCGAGGAAGATTGAAGTTTCTGGTGacggtttttctttgtttgtgGAGGTTTTCGGTCCGATGGACGGTATTAATCAAGCTGATGAAGGGAACTGCAGTGACTGGCATGCATTGAGAGAGGGCGGACCTGATCTTGAAGATtcatgccaaagaaatgaagcaTTGTCATCTGGCGAAGAGACAATTGCCCAGGTTTCAGAGGCTGGTGATTCTTTACTTGATGTGATGAAGAATAGGCCAATAAGTGAAGAAGTACCTGTAAAGAATGAAACGGCAGGCAAGGATTCATGCAATAGAAATAACAGCTTTAATGTTGGTGATTTGGTATGGGCTAAAACCAAGACACAGTTATGGTGGCCTGGAATGATTACTGATCCCTCAAACTCATCAAAGGGTGCTGCAGATTCCCACAAAAAAGAATCTTTCCTGGTTAAGTATTATGGAAATGCTAATTTTATTTGGTGCTCCTCATCTCAGTTGAAGCATTTTCTTGAGTACTTTGACGAGATGTCTCATCAAAACAACTCTAGAAACTTTCGTGGGGCACTAGACAGGGCTGTCATTGAGATTGGTAGGCGTGTAAAGGCAGAGATGACCTGTTCTTGTTCTttaaaagaaaaccaaaaaaattctGCTCAGTCTGCTGATCAAACTGTGAAGAGATACTTATCAATGGACCGAATGGGTACCAGTGCTTTTTGGGGATCTCATTTTCAACCTGCTAGTTTTCTACAATCGGTAAAGTATATTGCACAGGGAGCACCTGTGCCTGGTAAAATTAAATTAACCATCACCCAAAATTGTCTTTCAGCGTTTTATCATTCTTTGGGGCATTGTCAATTGCCCATGCATCAACTCAGGCCAGCTGATGCCAAAGATGGTCGTCATAATGGTCTGAATTTGGGAGAAAAGGACAAAGACCTAAATAATGATGGAAAGGAGAATGACACTGGTGAAGCTGAGGTCTTTTCTCAGCAGTTGAGCCCCTTCATTTCTGCAGAAGGTACCGAAGATGATCTTTTAGATGGAGAAAATGATCGGAGGATGGATAGCAGATCTGCAAAAGGCAATGAAGcaagagaaagaaggaagagCAAGTACTTATCCTATCCTTACATAAACCCCAAGAAGGGCAATGCAGATGCACCAACTTCTGGAGAAAATGTGGAAATGAACTGCAACTCTGGACAATCAAATGGTGATAAGAAATCACGGAAAGCTGGGCCACATAGATCTACTAATTCCTCTGATATGCTTGGCAAAGCGAAGGATATTAAGGCGTCTTCGGCTGAAATACTCTCTGAACTCCTTGTTACTGCTCTTGATTGTTTGCATCCCAAGAGAAGACAACTTTCTGGTTCAGTCAACAGGTTTTTATGCAATTTCAGgagattttcatttttagacattGAGATAGCTAATAAGCATATTGGTGATGAAGTTGAAATTAAGGTGGATGGAATGACTAAATCTTCAAATTATGACTCAGAAGGAACAAATGGAAAGGATTCAGTTGAACACAATTCATCCAGTGCCAAGCCTAAGAAGAGACGTACAAAGAAGGAAGATGGAACCTCAGTAGGCACTTTCTTGTCTGGCTCAGCTATAAATGCATTAAGTAGTTCAGTGGTAATTAAATGCCAGGGAGTGGGTTCTGATATGCCAGAAAGTGAAAAAGTACCCAGCCGGCCGGAGGCAGGAACAGTTCCAGGAGTACTTGATATTAAAGAGGCGACTGGATTACCAGACTTGAATGGGAATATCCAAGTCTCATCAGCCGAAGATTGCCAGGATCCAGGAACTACTGCATTTCATTGTGGACTAGAACCAAACATTAGACAGACGGAGGATTTAGCTAGAAAAAATGCTTATACCAGAACTGTAGGCTTGCTTGATCCTAGTCGAAACAACATTAAATTTGTCCAGTTGTTGAAAGATGTGCAAGCAATGAGTCCGAATTTCCTGAACACTGTTCCTCAGCAGAATAATATCCAGGGTGAAACTGCATTTACTTCAGAAGTCATTGCCCAGCAATCAGATGCCAGTGGAAACAGCATTCAATTTGGATCACTATTAAACAGCTTTCAGCCAACACCCTTATTGTCTCCAGCTGCTAAACCTGTGCGCAGGAAAAGAAAGGACAAAGCTTCAAACCTCCCAGATTTGAATGGTAATGTTGTTGAATCTGTCTTACCTGGAAATAATGCAACAGATACAAACTCAGCTATGGCACAAACTAAACCGCCACGGAAAAGGAGGAGAAGAAACAAGTCTACCGCTGCAGTTCTGGATATTAGTGCCAATCACAATAAGGTGCAGAATTCTCTTGGTGTTTCAGGCCCTTCATTGACTCCTTTGGTGCCACCCCTTCTGCCCATGGATGGACTCAAGAGCCCTGCAAAACCTTCTGGTTCAAATCCTCAGAATCGTGATCCACCTGATCTTTTGTTTATCAAAAAGAATCTTGAGATGATGAAATCAACATTGGAGAAGGCAGGTAACAATCTTTCACCAGAGATGAGAGCAAAGTTAGAAAGTGAGATCAAAGCTTTTATGCAGAAGATCAGCTCCATGGTTGGTTCTTCGTCCTCTTAG